From Candidatus Poribacteria bacterium, one genomic window encodes:
- a CDS encoding IS200/IS605 family element transposase accessory protein TnpB, which translates to MIKTHKIALDPNRDQIAWFYQQCGYAKFAYNSALSDFKTELSADNFLSMYDLNTRFNEKKKAIDWTKAQDQRAAMYAVHHLGSAIDNWKAKRAKFPRLKKRGCKHSYTTDEQAVRMEGTRIKLPKIGWIKTFEALRFRGKIVSVTISRTAHRWFASVSVEVQPPIHRCPASSAYVEWFASQVDIGTPEQMERSIYPTIGIDVGISTLATLDDGTKYENPKPLKRYERKLAREQRKLSRKVFRSQNWYKQKRKVERIHYRIACIRRDTQHQATSDILKCASKIGIETLSVTNLLKNRKLAKALSDAALGGFLEKLKTKAKSLGIPILQVDRFFASSKTCSACGHKKDDLPLSDRQYHCNPCGTSIDRDVNAAINLRTLAAGYAES; encoded by the coding sequence ATGATAAAGACACATAAAATAGCATTAGATCCAAATCGTGATCAGATTGCGTGGTTTTACCAGCAATGCGGTTATGCGAAGTTTGCCTACAATTCTGCGTTGTCCGATTTTAAGACAGAACTCTCAGCGGATAATTTCTTGTCGATGTATGATCTTAACACACGCTTTAATGAGAAAAAGAAAGCAATTGATTGGACGAAAGCACAAGATCAACGTGCTGCGATGTATGCCGTCCATCATCTTGGTTCTGCTATCGACAACTGGAAAGCGAAGCGGGCAAAGTTTCCAAGACTGAAAAAACGAGGTTGCAAACATTCCTATACAACCGATGAGCAAGCTGTCCGCATGGAAGGCACACGTATCAAGTTGCCGAAAATCGGTTGGATAAAGACTTTTGAGGCATTGCGTTTTCGTGGGAAGATTGTATCTGTTACCATATCAAGGACGGCACATCGTTGGTTTGCGTCTGTATCCGTAGAAGTTCAACCGCCGATCCATCGCTGTCCGGCGTCGTCAGCATATGTAGAATGGTTTGCGTCTCAAGTCGATATTGGAACACCTGAGCAGATGGAACGCTCCATCTACCCCACTATTGGCATAGACGTAGGTATTTCCACACTCGCAACACTTGACGATGGCACGAAGTATGAGAACCCGAAACCTCTCAAACGTTACGAGCGAAAGTTAGCGCGTGAACAACGCAAGTTAAGCCGAAAGGTGTTTAGGTCTCAAAATTGGTATAAGCAAAAGCGAAAGGTGGAGCGCATCCATTATCGCATTGCTTGCATCCGACGGGACACACAGCATCAGGCGACAAGCGATATTCTCAAGTGCGCGTCGAAAATCGGTATAGAAACCCTTTCGGTGACAAACCTGCTCAAGAATAGAAAACTGGCAAAAGCCTTATCAGACGCTGCGCTTGGCGGTTTTCTTGAGAAACTCAAGACGAAAGCCAAATCATTGGGTATTCCGATTCTCCAAGTCGATCGGTTTTTCGCCAGTTCAAAGACGTGTAGTGCGTGTGGACACAAGAAAGACGACTTACCTCTGTCAGATAGGCAGTATCATTGTAATCCCTGCGGAACGTCCATAGACCGAGATGTTAACGCAGCGATCAATTTAAGAACCCTCGCCGCGGGATACGCGGAGAGTTAA
- a CDS encoding Gfo/Idh/MocA family oxidoreductase, whose protein sequence is MTKQESHDFNRGSINNYRIAIIGLGGMGGAHAEAVQLETNCELVAGAEINPERAKAWSERFSVKAIYDDYEKMLDEEQPDIVIVPTQAPMHHAPTIAAAQRGIHVFCEKPTALNLIEADEMVETCDRHHVKFAINHIKRASPYNRYVLSLIEKGEIGDVVLLKATDKGGRKVGNSLMEMGTHLYDWLRLFAGDVEWTHAHLVQMDGRESTVDDIKHTQEVHAFDRDAGLVLGERGHAAFRFKNGIHADVQFLAQPETNDNAYGIDIIGTEGRIAIRESVGTTMFIHKGQHKTPAETWDPVHLSAEDLDEQGNPRDKASIRLLLQRLMLRDLIAAIEEDRDPFASGRDGRDCLEMIHTTWESQRQKARIYMPLTPREHPLERWQREART, encoded by the coding sequence ATGACGAAACAAGAATCCCACGATTTCAATCGTGGGAGTATCAACAATTATCGTATTGCAATTATCGGCTTGGGTGGCATGGGTGGTGCTCATGCCGAGGCGGTGCAGTTAGAGACGAACTGTGAACTCGTCGCCGGCGCGGAAATCAATCCAGAACGCGCAAAAGCATGGAGCGAACGCTTCAGCGTCAAAGCCATCTATGACGACTACGAAAAGATGCTTGACGAAGAACAACCTGACATCGTCATCGTCCCAACGCAGGCACCGATGCACCACGCGCCAACAATCGCAGCAGCACAACGCGGCATTCACGTCTTCTGTGAAAAGCCGACTGCCCTAAACCTTATTGAAGCCGATGAAATGGTCGAAACCTGTGACCGACACCACGTCAAGTTTGCCATTAACCACATCAAGCGCGCCAGTCCATACAATCGGTATGTTCTTTCGTTGATCGAGAAAGGCGAAATCGGCGATGTCGTGTTGTTGAAGGCAACCGACAAAGGTGGACGCAAGGTGGGAAACTCACTGATGGAAATGGGCACCCACCTCTATGATTGGTTGCGTCTCTTCGCTGGTGATGTCGAGTGGACGCACGCACACCTCGTGCAAATGGATGGGCGCGAGTCAACCGTCGATGACATCAAACATACCCAAGAAGTTCACGCATTTGACCGCGACGCGGGACTTGTGCTTGGAGAGCGTGGGCATGCCGCTTTTCGATTCAAGAATGGCATTCATGCCGATGTGCAGTTCCTAGCGCAACCAGAGACAAACGATAATGCATACGGCATCGACATCATCGGTACTGAAGGTAGAATTGCCATCCGAGAGAGCGTCGGTACAACGATGTTCATCCACAAAGGACAACATAAGACCCCCGCAGAAACGTGGGACCCCGTGCATCTATCCGCCGAAGACTTGGACGAGCAGGGAAATCCACGGGATAAAGCATCGATACGATTGCTATTGCAACGTCTCATGCTACGCGATCTCATCGCAGCTATTGAAGAAGATCGGGACCCCTTCGCGAGCGGCAGAGATGGTCGGGACTGTCTTGAAATGATCCACACGACATGGGAATCGCAGCGACAGAAGGCTCGGATATATATGCCACTTACGCCACGCGAACACCCCCTCGAACGGTGGCAGAGAGAGGCACGGACTTGA